One genomic region from Euzebyales bacterium encodes:
- a CDS encoding AI-2E family transporter, with protein MRDPVETHDTGHTETVWLTPRRLANLVLVLVIAFATLTVIRALRTVLVMVAVSLFLSFAMEPAVQWLSRRGMRRVFATSVVFVFGLLTLVGTFALMLPLFITQLTELAANVPDMLNRIDADLVSRLPLGIDLNASPDLRRELLAFGDGLTTQFRNVLLGAASEVVSLGRTAVGLLFQLATIGLLTFYLVADGPRFRRALAVPLPPDRQREMFAIWEIAVAKTGGYIYSRILLAVAAAVVHATFFFVIDLPSPIPLAVWIGVTSAFVPVIGTYLGALAAVLVAFVNDPIDALFVAVFAVAYQQIENYVVAPRIQSTTMNVHPAIAFLSVVIGGTLLGAVGALLALPATAVIQALLSTYVRRHELIDELRDVPLPSDLEPDPWAPDDSMHPGHGHAGRRPGGTSDEEVVA; from the coding sequence ATGAGGGACCCCGTGGAGACCCACGACACCGGCCACACCGAGACGGTCTGGCTGACACCGCGCCGCCTGGCCAACCTGGTCCTCGTCCTGGTCATCGCATTCGCGACACTGACCGTCATCCGGGCACTGCGGACGGTGCTGGTCATGGTCGCGGTGTCGCTGTTCCTGTCCTTCGCGATGGAACCGGCCGTCCAGTGGCTGTCGCGGCGCGGGATGCGCCGCGTGTTCGCCACCTCCGTCGTGTTCGTGTTCGGCCTTCTCACCCTCGTCGGGACGTTCGCGCTGATGCTGCCGCTGTTCATCACCCAGCTGACGGAACTGGCGGCCAACGTGCCCGACATGCTCAACCGGATCGACGCCGACCTCGTGTCACGCCTGCCGCTGGGCATCGACCTGAACGCCAGCCCTGACCTGCGACGCGAGCTGCTGGCCTTCGGCGACGGCCTGACCACGCAGTTCCGCAACGTGCTGCTCGGTGCCGCCAGCGAGGTCGTCAGCCTCGGGCGCACGGCGGTCGGGCTGCTGTTCCAGCTGGCCACGATCGGCCTGCTCACCTTCTACCTTGTCGCCGACGGGCCACGCTTTCGGCGCGCGCTTGCGGTGCCGCTGCCCCCCGACCGCCAGCGCGAGATGTTCGCGATCTGGGAGATCGCGGTCGCCAAGACCGGCGGCTACATCTACTCGCGCATCCTCCTGGCGGTCGCCGCGGCTGTCGTGCACGCCACCTTCTTCTTCGTGATCGACCTGCCCAGCCCGATCCCGTTGGCGGTGTGGATCGGCGTGACCAGCGCATTCGTGCCGGTGATCGGCACCTACCTCGGTGCGCTCGCCGCGGTCCTCGTTGCGTTCGTCAATGACCCGATCGACGCCCTGTTCGTGGCGGTCTTCGCGGTCGCCTACCAGCAGATCGAGAACTACGTCGTCGCGCCGCGGATCCAGAGCACCACGATGAACGTCCACCCCGCGATTGCCTTTCTCTCCGTCGTCATCGGTGGCACCCTGCTCGGTGCGGTCGGCGCCCTGCTCGCGCTGCCAGCGACGGCCGTCATCCAGGCGCTGCTGTCGACGTACGTCCGGCGCCACGAGCTCATCGACGAGCTGCGCGACGTGCCGCTCCCGTCGGACCTCGAGCCCGACCCGTGGGCACCCGACGACTCCATGCACCCCGGTCACGGGCATGCGGGCCGGAGGCCGGGGGGCACGAGCGACGAGGAGGTCGTGGCATGA
- a CDS encoding tetratricopeptide repeat protein, with amino-acid sequence MSEQPADAVPAVYDLYREGCRLLADGNPAGAIAPLEQAVEREPDSASLREALARACFATSRIRRARSEFERALVLDPSNAYAHYGLGRALERQGRLTLAAKHFKLANALTPRPAYARAAERVARRTGGYRG; translated from the coding sequence ATGAGCGAGCAGCCGGCCGACGCCGTCCCGGCGGTGTACGACCTGTACCGCGAGGGCTGCCGGCTGCTCGCCGACGGGAACCCGGCGGGCGCGATCGCCCCGCTGGAGCAGGCGGTGGAGCGGGAGCCGGACTCGGCGTCGCTACGTGAGGCGCTGGCCCGGGCGTGCTTTGCGACCTCGCGGATCCGCCGCGCGCGCAGCGAGTTCGAACGCGCGCTGGTGCTGGATCCCAGCAACGCCTATGCGCACTACGGCCTCGGGCGGGCGCTGGAGCGGCAGGGCCGGCTGACCCTGGCGGCGAAGCACTTCAAGCTCGCGAACGCGCTGACGCCACGACCGGCGTACGCGCGCGCCGCGGAGCGCGTCGCCCGGCGCACGGGCGGATACCGTGGCTGA
- a CDS encoding NAD(+)/NADH kinase produces MTSRESAAQPGDNDRLRRQAHRPARTFGVIVHPGRVAARSAAIAAAARLHAADLRVVACKTDDWSSSDMLDIVAPGEFADDLDVVLVFGGDGTFLRAAYLARDAGVPLLGVNLGRLGFLSECEEPDVPWALDRLIAGRYEVEDRMTLSVTVHDADGTVVAESWALNDASVERRQPERLIVLDVAIGATHLTSIPADALICASPTGSTAYAFSAGGPILSPLVEALLLTPVAPHTLFDRTMVVDPTEMIHIRPGAEGRNPCVVSLDGRESLAVPPGGEVRVTRGAVPAQMARLNPFNFYDRVREKFGLR; encoded by the coding sequence GTGACCTCACGCGAGTCGGCTGCCCAGCCCGGCGACAACGACCGCCTGCGCCGGCAGGCCCATCGGCCCGCGCGCACGTTCGGCGTGATCGTGCACCCCGGGCGGGTCGCGGCACGGTCGGCCGCGATCGCCGCCGCCGCGCGCCTGCATGCGGCGGACCTGCGGGTCGTCGCCTGCAAGACCGACGACTGGTCATCGTCGGACATGCTGGACATCGTGGCGCCGGGGGAGTTCGCTGACGACCTCGACGTCGTTCTGGTGTTCGGCGGTGACGGCACGTTCCTGCGCGCCGCCTACCTGGCGCGCGACGCCGGCGTGCCGCTGCTCGGCGTGAACCTGGGTCGCCTCGGCTTCCTGTCCGAGTGCGAGGAGCCCGACGTGCCGTGGGCGCTGGACCGGTTGATCGCCGGGCGCTACGAGGTCGAGGACCGCATGACCCTGTCGGTCACCGTGCACGACGCCGACGGCACCGTCGTGGCCGAGAGCTGGGCGCTGAACGACGCGTCGGTCGAGCGCCGCCAACCGGAGCGCCTCATCGTGCTGGACGTCGCGATCGGTGCGACGCACCTGACCAGCATCCCGGCCGACGCCCTGATCTGCGCCAGTCCGACGGGGTCGACCGCCTACGCGTTCAGCGCGGGCGGACCAATCTTGTCGCCGCTCGTGGAGGCGCTGCTGCTGACGCCGGTGGCGCCCCACACGTTGTTCGACCGGACGATGGTCGTCGATCCGACCGAGATGATCCACATCCGGCCGGGCGCGGAGGGACGCAATCCCTGCGTTGTCAGCCTGGACGGCCGCGAGTCATTGGCCGTGCCACCCGGCGGTGAGGTGCGCGTGACGCGTGGTGCCGTGCCGGCGCAGATGGCACGGCTGAACCCGTTCAACTTCTACGATCGCGTCCGGGAGAAGTTCGGGCTGCGGTGA
- a CDS encoding phasin family protein — MTMEKDQQPHGRPADGLGRYAELASDLTRTTLGVTERALAQFVRQGEVAAEHAERVVEEIIARSVEGSGALARLVRGEVERTIERAGFVTSEELEALRRQVDALRAELDARDVGQGGGAP, encoded by the coding sequence ATGACCATGGAGAAGGACCAGCAGCCCCACGGCCGGCCGGCCGACGGCCTCGGTCGCTATGCCGAGCTGGCATCGGACCTCACCCGAACCACGCTCGGCGTCACCGAGCGTGCGCTCGCGCAGTTCGTACGTCAGGGCGAGGTCGCCGCGGAGCACGCGGAGCGCGTCGTCGAGGAGATCATCGCGCGGTCAGTCGAGGGCAGCGGTGCGCTTGCCAGGCTCGTGCGCGGCGAGGTCGAGCGGACGATCGAGCGGGCGGGCTTCGTCACGTCCGAGGAGCTCGAGGCGCTTCGGCGGCAGGTCGACGCGCTGCGCGCCGAGCTGGATGCCCGTGACGTCGGGCAGGGGGGTGGTGCGCCGTGA
- a CDS encoding TlyA family RNA methyltransferase — MRRPRGRVRLDRELVRRGLVASRQAAQEVIAAGLVTVDGAPGRKPATQVSTHQQIVVTGPARRWVSRGGDKLDGALDRFDLAVTGRECLDVGASTGGFTDVLLARGAARVVAVDVGYGQLAWRLRTDERVVVVERTHVRDLTVDHLAGSQPDLVVADLSFISLRTALPPLRTLLGAGVDWCCLAKPQFEVGRDHVGRGGVVQDPDAWGRALDAVRDAAANLDLTVAGATVSDLPGPAGNIEFFVWLRDRSRSGDRAPGTGDGDPVDWAPLRDALLAQGTALRARTNG, encoded by the coding sequence GTGAGGCGTCCTCGCGGGCGGGTGCGCCTCGACCGCGAGCTGGTGCGCAGGGGACTGGTCGCCAGCCGGCAGGCCGCGCAGGAGGTCATCGCCGCCGGCCTCGTGACGGTCGACGGCGCGCCCGGACGCAAGCCGGCGACACAGGTGTCGACGCACCAGCAGATCGTGGTGACCGGCCCGGCCCGCAGATGGGTGTCACGTGGCGGGGACAAGCTCGACGGGGCGCTCGACCGCTTCGACCTGGCGGTCACCGGCCGCGAATGCCTGGACGTCGGAGCGTCGACGGGCGGGTTCACCGACGTACTGCTGGCCCGCGGCGCAGCGCGCGTCGTCGCGGTGGACGTCGGCTACGGACAGCTCGCCTGGCGGCTGCGCACGGACGAGCGTGTCGTGGTCGTCGAGCGGACGCACGTGCGCGATCTCACCGTGGACCACCTCGCCGGGTCCCAGCCCGATCTTGTGGTCGCCGACCTGTCGTTCATCTCGCTGCGGACGGCGCTACCACCACTGCGGACCCTGCTGGGTGCTGGAGTCGACTGGTGTTGCCTGGCCAAGCCACAGTTCGAGGTCGGCAGGGACCATGTGGGCCGCGGCGGGGTCGTGCAGGACCCGGACGCGTGGGGCCGTGCGCTCGACGCGGTGCGCGACGCCGCCGCCAACCTCGACCTGACTGTCGCTGGTGCGACCGTCTCGGATCTTCCGGGGCCGGCCGGCAACATCGAGTTCTTCGTCTGGCTGCGGGACAGGAGCCGGAGCGGCGACCGCGCACCAGGGACGGGTGACGGCGACCCCGTCGACTGGGCGCCGTTGCGCGACGCTCTGCTGGCGCAGGGGACGGCGCTTCGGGCGCGGACGAACGGTTAG
- a CDS encoding MBL fold metallo-hydrolase yields MTDDVEELPGGILQLDTWTAGVSKVTAGFLIQAPRPALIECGPSLTVDRVIDTLARVGLDPDDLAHLVVSHIHLDHAGGAGDVAHAFDSATIVVSSIGAPHLVDPSRLNTSSRRVYGDLMDVVYGECTPIAADRIVGIGERSQLDLGGGRVLDLFATPGHAKHHISALDSDTGALFVGDSVGVRTPDTGPLRPATPPPDFDLEQAQATLQRYRDLDPQRVYLAHYGAIDPPQDSLADASERLAAWAAVARDAVAEHDELDHVADTLARRFAADIVLPRDDREAEQRVKLLGGFRLNAMGLLRYWRTRFEAESATE; encoded by the coding sequence ATGACCGACGACGTCGAGGAGCTGCCCGGAGGGATCCTGCAGCTCGACACCTGGACGGCCGGCGTGTCGAAGGTGACCGCGGGCTTCCTGATCCAGGCGCCCCGGCCGGCCCTGATCGAGTGTGGACCGTCGCTCACCGTCGACCGCGTGATCGACACGCTCGCCCGGGTGGGTCTGGATCCCGACGACCTCGCACACCTGGTCGTGAGCCACATCCACCTCGACCACGCCGGCGGCGCCGGCGACGTCGCGCACGCGTTCGACTCAGCCACGATCGTCGTCAGCAGCATCGGTGCTCCACACCTCGTCGACCCGAGCCGCCTCAACACCAGCTCCCGACGGGTCTACGGCGACCTGATGGACGTCGTGTACGGCGAGTGCACACCGATCGCAGCCGACCGCATCGTGGGGATCGGTGAGCGCTCGCAGCTCGATCTCGGCGGTGGGCGCGTGCTCGACCTGTTCGCGACACCGGGACACGCCAAGCACCACATCAGCGCCCTGGACAGTGACACGGGGGCGCTGTTCGTCGGTGACTCCGTCGGTGTCAGGACGCCCGACACCGGTCCGCTGCGGCCAGCCACGCCACCACCGGACTTCGACCTCGAGCAGGCGCAGGCGACGTTGCAGCGGTACCGGGACCTCGACCCGCAGCGCGTCTACCTCGCCCACTACGGGGCGATCGATCCTCCCCAGGACAGCCTCGCCGACGCCAGCGAGCGGCTGGCCGCCTGGGCGGCGGTCGCACGTGACGCGGTGGCCGAGCACGACGAGCTCGACCACGTCGCCGACACGCTGGCGAGGCGGTTCGCCGCCGACATCGTCCTGCCTCGCGACGACCGGGAGGCAGAGCAGCGGGTGAAGCTCCTGGGAGGGTTCCGCTTGAACGCGATGGGGCTGCTGCGCTACTGGCGCACGCGCTTCGAGGCCGAGTCCGCCACGGAGTGA
- a CDS encoding alpha/beta hydrolase — protein sequence MTVSPPLPPPGDDAPVLVDDGWRCTAGVDGTAIAWRRDGPATHAAGTPVVLCNGIACSTHYWTAMTAHLAADRPVVQWDYRGHGRSDAPARPDATTVGHLAEDLAAVLRAAGAEPAVLVGHSFGVQVVLEAARRLPRSTVAAVVAVAGAAGAPLPRGATRPWIGPLELMARAHDRRPDRAGDAWRTWWRSPVPHMLARAIGGTSAAAPRAVMASYYEHVSTRDVGVLLAMLRAMQHHDAADVVPSLEVPLLALAGDADRLTPLPVMASLALAAPDGELAVCHGGTHTLPAERPDWVVAQVGQLLKRIDTGRRPHLPVATPA from the coding sequence ATGACCGTGAGCCCACCCCTGCCCCCTCCAGGGGACGATGCGCCGGTGCTGGTCGACGACGGCTGGCGCTGCACGGCGGGTGTGGACGGCACCGCGATCGCCTGGCGCCGCGACGGACCGGCCACCCACGCGGCGGGCACGCCGGTCGTGCTGTGCAACGGCATCGCGTGCTCGACCCACTACTGGACGGCGATGACGGCGCATCTCGCGGCCGATCGTCCGGTCGTGCAGTGGGACTACCGCGGACACGGTCGCAGCGACGCACCGGCCCGGCCGGACGCGACGACCGTCGGCCACCTCGCGGAGGACCTCGCGGCGGTGCTGCGGGCCGCCGGCGCCGAGCCCGCCGTGCTCGTGGGGCACTCGTTCGGCGTGCAGGTCGTGCTCGAGGCGGCACGTCGTCTGCCACGGTCGACCGTCGCCGCGGTCGTCGCCGTCGCCGGCGCGGCGGGTGCACCGCTGCCGCGCGGCGCGACCCGGCCGTGGATCGGGCCGCTGGAGCTGATGGCGCGCGCACACGACCGCCGTCCCGACCGGGCGGGCGACGCGTGGCGCACCTGGTGGCGCAGCCCCGTGCCCCACATGCTGGCACGTGCGATCGGCGGCACCAGCGCCGCAGCGCCACGGGCGGTCATGGCGTCGTACTACGAGCACGTGTCCACCCGCGACGTCGGCGTCCTGCTGGCCATGCTCCGCGCCATGCAGCACCACGATGCCGCCGACGTCGTTCCGTCCCTGGAGGTGCCGCTGCTCGCGCTGGCCGGCGACGCCGACCGGTTGACACCACTGCCCGTCATGGCGAGCCTGGCCCTTGCGGCCCCGGACGGCGAGCTCGCGGTCTGCCACGGCGGGACGCACACGTTGCCCGCGGAGCGACCGGACTGGGTGGTGGCGCAGGTGGGACAGTTGCTCAAGCGGATCGACACCGGACGCCGACCGCACCTGCCGGTCGCGACACCGGCATGA